The window GTAAAGCGCAGTTCTTCTACTCGTTTCTCGTCTCCGTGATGCTCTTCGGTATCGCCGGGTGGGAGTCCGCAAAACACGGATACGACGCGCTGATGCACCCGGCCCACGGGGGCGGTGCGGAGAGTCTCCTCCTGTTCGGGATGGAGGTTCGTCCCATCTGGGTCAACGTCGCCATCCTCCTCGGTGCCATCGCGTTCGAGAGTTACGCCTTCGTGAAGGCGAACGCCGAACTCCGACGCCAAATCGAGGAGTACGAGTGGAGTGGCCTCGTCCAAGCGTTCCGCGAGACGAGCGACGTGACCACCCTGACGGCGTTCACCGAGGACACCGTCGCACTCGTCGGTGCGATGCTCGCGCTCGTCGGTATCGGCCTCACCGAACTCACGGGGAATCAGGTGTACGACGCGGCGACAGCCCTCCTCATCGGTATCCTCCTCATGGGATTCGCCATCGCACTGGCGTGGGAGAACAAGCGACTGCTCATCGGCGAGAGTGTCCCCACCCGCGAAGAACAGGAACTGCGAGCACTCGTCCGAAACGACCCGCACGTGACTCACGTCGACAAATTCCGCGCCTCCTACGTCGGCCCCGAGAAACTGCTTCTCGCACTCGACGTTAGTTTCGACCCCCAACTCGACACCGAAGAGATAGACGAACACATCTCTACTATCGAGAAGAAACTCAAGGAAGCGGACGACCGAGTCCACTTCGTCTACATCGAACCCGAACTGTGAGATGCGTCTGGCAGCACTCGTTCCACCACTCATCGTTGTCGCCGGCGGCATCTACACTTACAGTCGCCCGATGAAGATGCGGAGTTTCGTGAGTGCTCAAGCGTGGGAAGAGAAACCGCAGACGGCGAAACGGAGACATCGTGAGCGAGCACAGAACTGGGGTCTCGGTCTCATTGCCTTCGGCCTGTTCTGGCTTCTGGCCGCGCTCGTACCGTGAGCGTGTGCCACCGACAGCGACCGATTCGATTACTGCGACTGGACCGCTTCGGCGACGCGTTCGACTGCGTCTTCGACGTCCGCACGCGAGACGTTCAGGTTCGTCGTAAATCGAGTGTGGTACTCGCCGAACGTCCCGCCGAGGACGCCCACGTCGTCGCACAGGCCGACGAACTCCTCCGCGGTCAAACCGGCACCTTCGGAGTCGACGACGACGATGTTCGTATCGGGCGCCGGAACCGATAGCCCCTCGACGGCGTCGAGGCCTTCGGCGAGCACTCGGGCGTTCTCGTGGTCGTCGGCCAGTCGGTCGACGTTGTCGAGAGCGACCAGACCGGGTGCCGCGATGATGCCGGCCTGTCGCATCCCACCGCCGAACTGCTTGCGGACGCGCGTCGCCTGCTCGATGAACGTCTCACTGCCTGCGAGAATCGACCCGACCGGTGCGCCGAGGCCCTTCGAGAGACAGAACATCACGGAATCGACGTTCTCGGTCATCGCCGCTGGGTCCGCGTCGAGGGCGACACAGGCGTTGAACACGCGTGCACCGTCGAGGTGGACGGGAACGCCGAGTTCGTGTGCCGCCTCGGCCGCCGCGTCGATATCTGCCTTCGGGATGGCGACACCACCGCGGGCGTTGTGTGTGTTTTCGAGACACAGAACGCCGGTCCCGGCGACGTGAAGCGACTCCTCTCGCGCGTGCTCGCGGACCTGTTCGGGCGTGGGAACGGCGCGTTCACCGCCGTCGAAGGCCCGAACTTGTAGGCCAGACAACTGGGCGAACCCGCCGACTTCCCACTTGTAGACGTGGGCCTTGGCGTCGACGAGTGCTTCCTGTCCGGGGTCAGTGTGGACGCGGGCGGCGATTTGGTTCCCCATCGTCCCGGAGGGAACGTACAGGGCGTCTTCCATGCCGACCAACTCGGCGGCACGCGCTTCGAGTTCGTTCACAGTCGGGTCGCCGCCGTACACGTCGTCACCGACGTCAGCGTCGCGGGCGGCGACGCGCATCTCGTCGGAGGGGAGCGTCACCGTGTCACTTCGGAGGTCTATCATTGCGCGAAGAGACCGCCCCGAGTGAGAAATAGCCGGTGGTCTGTTCGAGTCCCGGTTCGTGGTGGCAACATTTGCGGTTCGAAAGGTGTTTGCCCCGGGGACACACACGACGCGGTATGGACCCGCGTATCCGCGAACACGCTCAGACCGTCGTCGACCACTCGACGCGCGTCGAGGAGGGCGACAACGTCGTCATCTCTGCGCCTGCCGTCGCCGAAGACCTCGTGACCGCCATCTGCGAACTCGTCGGTGAGCGCGGCGCGTACGCCGTCAACATCGACAGCAACCCGCGATTCGGGCGCGCGTTCCTCCGCGCGTCCGAGACGGACGAGTTCGAGACGCCGGACCACCAACTCGCGCTCATCGAGGCGTCCGACGTGTACATCAACGTCCGCGCCGAGACGAACGCGACGGAACAAAGCGACATCGACCCCGCGACCAACGCGGCGTGGAAACGCGCCTACAAGCCGATTCAGGTCGAAGCGCTCCAGAAACGCTGGTGTCTCACCCAGTACCCGGCGTCGGGGAGTGCCCAACTCGCCGGCATGAGTACCGAGGCGTACGAGAACTTCGTCTACGACGCCGTCAGTCTCGACTGGGAGAAGCAGGCCGAACACCAAGCACAGATGGTCGAACTCCTCGACGACGCCGACGAAGTCCGCATCAAATCGGGCGACGAGACGGACGTGACGATGAGCGTCGCCGGCAACACGACCATCAACGACAAGGGCGAACACAACCTCCCCGGCGGCGAAGTGTTCACCGCGCCCGTCAAGGATTCCGTCGAGGGAGAGGTGTACTTCGACCTGCCACTGTACCGCCAGGGCCGCGAAATCACGGGTGTCCGCGTCACGTTCGAAGACGGGAAAGTCGTCGACTACTCCGCAGAACGCAACGAGGAAGTTCTCGACGGCGTGTTCGACACCGACGAGGGTGCCCGCTACCTCGGCGAACTCGGTATCGGCATGAACCGCAACATCGACCAGTTCACCTACAACATGCTCTTCGACGAGAAGATGGGTGACACCGTCCACATGGCCGTCGGGTCCGCGTACCCCGAGACGGTCGGCGACGACAACGAAGTCAACGAGAGCGCCGAACACGTGGACATGATTGTCGACATGTCCGAGGATTCTGTCATCGAACTCGACGGGGAAGTCGTCCAGCGCAACGGGACGTTCGTGTTCGAAGACGACTTCTAATCGGGGTGTCGGCTTTTTCCTCCAGGTTTTGCGGGTGTGAGCGTAGCGAACACCCGGAAAAAGTGGAACTGGGACGGTCGTGTTCGAAGACGACTTCTGGCCTGCAGAAGGCAGATGGGCCAAAAGTGATTCTGGGGTATCAGAAATGTGGTTCTGGGAACGACTTTTTGACCCCGGCGAGACGGTGCGACCATGGACCCCCGTATTCAGCAACACGCAGCGGTTCTCGTCGACCATAGCATTAGCGTCAATCCGGGCGATAGTGTCATCATCGCAGCCCCAGGGTTGGCCGAAGACCTCGTCGTGGCATTGTACGAGAAACTCGGCGAACGAGGCGCACGTCCGACGACGATAGCGAACGACAGTCGCGCACACAGCGCGTACATGCGTACGATTGACCGGGAAGAACTGACGCTGAATGAAGCGCAGTTGGCCGCGTTAAAGCAGGCTGACGCCCTCATCTCCATCCGTGCCGGGGAGAACTCCTTCGAGAACAGTGACATTGATTCGAAAAAGACGATGGTCGACCAACAGGTGAACAAGCCGTTGAGCGAAGAGGTCAGACGCACGCGCTGGGTCGTCACCCAGTTCCCTGCGCCGGGCAACGCACAACTCGCCGAGATGAGCACCGGCGCGTACGAGGAGTTCGTCTACAGTGCGGTCAACAAAGACTGGGACGCTCAGCGGGAACACCAACAACAGATGGTCGACTTGCTCAACGAGGCCGACGAAGTTCGCATCAGGTCGGGCGATGCCACCGAACTCTCGATGAGCATCGAGGGGATGGTTGCGGCGAACGACTTCGGAGAAAACAATCTCCCTGGCGGAGAGGTCTTCACCGCACCCGTGCCAGACAGTGTCGAAGGGACTGTTCTATTCGACATGCCACTACTCGCACAAGGCCGCGAAGTCCAAGGCGTCTGGCTCCAATTCGAAGACGGAGAGGTTGTCGATTACAGCGCCGAAAAGAACCAGGAAATCCTCGACGCAGTCCTCGATACGGACGATGGTGCCCGCCGTCTTGGAGAACTCGGCATCGGCATGAACCGCGACATCGACCGCTTTACCTCCAACATACTCTTCGACGAGAAGATGGGAGACACGATACACCTCGCCCTCGGCAAGGCCATGGAGAAGAACGTCCCGGACGGACGAAAAGGAAACGAGAGTGCCGTCCACCTCGACATGCTCGTCGATATGTCCGAGGATTCGACCATCGAACTCGACGGGGACGTCGTCCAGCGCAATGGGACGTTCGTGTTCGAAGACGACTTCTGAGCCCTCTCTGGTGTCTCGCGTACTGTGACGACACCGAGGGAACTGATTCGGCGTGGTGGAGAGCGACGGAACGGTCGCTTGAGTTCGACCGACGGACTCCGTACTGGGTCGAGTGTCGTCCGAGAACCAGTAGTTCATCTCTGGGATTCTCGGGGGTAAGTGCGTTACGTCTCCGAGTCTCCAGTCGAAACAGTACCCTTCGAAGACTCCGACGGTCTATTCGACCAATCCCGTCAGACGAACGTCATACATCGACGAAATTCAGGAATTTCCACACGAAATGGTGCCCTTCGAACACGGTGGACGGTTGTGACACAAATTCACGTAGCCACCAGATTTATCGACGCTTCAGCGAGAGTCTCCTTCGATGCCAGCGGTTCAGTGTAGAACGTGTGGACGCGACGTCGGCGTCCACGAGATAGAGACGACGACGCGAACGAGTGCTGCAGGATTCGACACGCGGTATCGGTGTCCCTACTGCCGCGAAGAGATGCGAGACGTGAAAACGCGAATCGTCTGACCTACTCGTCGATATCGAGTTGGAACTGTTCGTTCTCCGTGACGGCGTTGAGCACGACGGACGTGTTCGACTCGCGGATGTCGACGTCGGTGAGCAACTTCTTAATCTGTGTGTTCATGCCATCTGTGTCGCGGAACTTGCCGATGGCGATGATGTCGTAGTCGCCAGTCACCTCGTACACCGAAATCATCTGCTTCTCCGTGCGGAGTCGCTCAGTCACGTCGACGAGCGCCGACCCCTCGACTTTCAGTTGGATGATGGCGGTGACGTCGTAGCCGAGAGCGTCGTAGTTCACGCGCGGGGTGTACCCCTCGATGACGCCTTCGTCTTCGAGGTCACGGAGGTGATTCGAGACAGTCGTCACCGACACGTCGAGTTCTTCGGCGAGGCTTCGCAGACTCGCTCGACCATCGCCGAGGAGTGCGTTGATGAGCTTCGCATCGAGGTTTTCGTACGTCATTACATTGAAAGTCCGTCCGGGGGCATTAGAATTTTACGAATATCCAATTCTGTGGCGACACGCGGGGAATTGCATTAAGCGGAAAGGTCTTTATAGTTCGCGTGTTCGAATCGTATGTCCAGGAAAATGACGGAAGAAAACGTACGAACCGATGGTGGTCTGAGCGCGGAAGCACAGGCAGTCATCGACGAAATCGAAGAGAAGAATGTCGACTTCCTGCGCCTCCAGTTCACCGACATTCTCGGTACCGTAAAGAACGTCTCCGTCCCGGCCTCGCAGGCCGAAAAGGCGTTCACAGAGGGAATTTATTTCGACGGTTCGTCCATCGACGGCTTCGTTCGCATCCAGGAGTCCGACATGCGCCTCGAACCCGACCCGTCCACGTTCGCCATCCTCCCATGGCGCCAGAAGGAAAACAGCGCGGCGGCCCGCCTCATCTGTGACGTGTTCAACACGTCCACCGGCGAACCGTTCGAGGGTGACCCGCGCGGTGTCCTGAAGCGCGCTATCGACCGTGCAGACGAGATGGGCTACGACATCAACGCGGCCCCGGAACCGGAGTTCTTCCTCTTCGAAGAAGACGAGAACGGCCGCGCGACGACCGTCACGAACGACGCCGGTGGCTACTTCGACCTCGCCCCGAAGGACCTCGCGTCCGACGTTCGCCGTGACATCATCTACGGTCTCGAGAGCATGGGCTTCGACATCGAAGCGTCGCACCACGAAGTCGCCGAAGGTCAACACGAGATTAACTTCACGTACGACGACGCCCTCTCGACGGCCGACAACGTCGCAACCTTCCGGTCTGTCGTCCGCGCCATCGCGGCCGAACACGACCTGCACGCGACGTTCATGCCCAAGCCCATCGCCCGCATCAACGGGTCCGGCATGCACACGCACATCTCGCTGTTCCAGGACGGCGAGAACGCGTTCCACGACGAGGACGACGAGTTCAACCTGAGCGAGACTGCCAAGCAGTTCACCGCAGGTATCCTCGACCACGCGCCCGCAGTGACGGCCGTCGCCGACCCGACGGTGAACTCCTACAAGCGCCTCGTTCCCGGATACGAAGCACCGGTCTACATCGCGTGGTCCGACCGCAACCGCTCGGCGCTCATCCGCAAACCGGCCGCCCGCACGCCGGCCGCATCGCGTATCGAGGCTCGCTTCCCCGACCCGTCTTGTAACCCGTACCTCGCCCTCGCGGCGCTCATCCACGCCGGCCTCGACGGCATTGAGCGCGGCCTCGAGTGCCCCGACCCGGTCCGTGAGAACATCTACGACTTCGACGAAGCGAAGCGCGAAGAGTACGGCATCGAGACGCTCCCGAAGGACCTCGGCGCTGCCGTCGACGCCCTCGAAGAGGACGAAGTCATCCAGGAAGCCCTCGGTGACCACGTCTTCGAGAAGTTCGTCGAAGCCAAGCGCTCCGAGTTCCAAGACTACCTCGTCTCGGTCTCCGAGTGGGAACTCGACCGCTACCTCGAGACGTTCTAAACGCGACGAACCCGCAACAGTCGCTTATTTTTCGACGCTCACAACCGAGAGCGGCGGGGCCGGGCTTATGTCCGACCGGAGAGAGGATGGGACGATGACCATCTTCGCGGACCTCGTCTTCGTCGTGTTCGGCGTGGTACTGTTCGTCTTCGCGGAGGACATGCTGTTCGCACGCCGGTTTGGTCCGATTACCGACGGCGCTCGGTCGTCCGAGACGGGAGGCTACGCCTTCCGCTTTCTCGGAGTCGTCTTCATCGCAGTCGGTGTCGCGAAGCTTCTCGGGTTCTGACGAGGCGTAGGGAGCGGCGAGCGACGAAGAGAGAGAAGAGCAAGCGTTCCCGAGTCAGTCCGCACGCTGTGCGACGGTGTCGCCGACGAACCGCATCTGCAACTGCGGTGCGACGAGGATGAACGCGACGACAGCACCGGTCGCGAGCACCACGACCGGAATCGGTGCGTCGAGGGCGTCGGCCGCGACCCAGAGGCCACCCGCCCCGAAGAACGAGACGAGTGCGACCGGCGGTGACAGCGTGGGGAGCGACTCGTGGTCGCTGAGACGCGACCATCCGACGAAGCCACCGAGTGCCCCGCCGAGGGCGGCAGCAGCGTTTTCACCGTGGTGCGGGACACCCGTCGCAAAGGTCACCACGAGCGCCAGTACGGCGAGGGCAGCGGCGAGCGCAAACAGGCGTCGCGGGTCGAGATGACCGAGGGCGTCGTCCGCGGCGGCGATAGTGAAGACTGCCTTCAGGACCACGAGGCCGAGGAAGACGCCGACGACGACGTCCACGCCGTAGTGGACGCCGATGACGACGCGGGAGAGCGAGACAGTGCCGACGATTGCTGCGGCAGCGAGGATACGCTTGCGTCGGTCCCACACGTCGAGGACGACGGCCGCAGCGCCGTAGACGACTGTCGTCCCGAGGGCGTGACCGCTCGGGAACCCGAACCCGTCGTCGGTAGTGAACGAGACGAACAGGTCGGCCAACGGGTCTGGCCACGCAGGGGCGGCGGCGAGTGCCGCCGTCGGTGGCCGGGGGAGCGCGAATCCGACTTTCAGCGCGGTGACGAGCGCCAGCGACCCGAGTGCGAGACCGACGAACGACGCCGCTGTCCGGCGTGGACGTTCGGAGATGTGCGGCCAGCACACCCAGTACAGCGAGGTGAACGCGACGAAGAAGAACCACTGGTCGCCGAGTTGGGTGACGAGGCCGAACAGGAAGACGACGACGTCCGGAAGGTCTGTCAGCACCGTCTCACCGACGCCGCGAGTCTGGAGGAGGAACATGATTAGCCCCGACGTTCACGGACCGCGTCCACGGCGCGTCCGGGGACGCCGAGTACGTTCAGGCCGATGCCGAACATGACGAACAGGACGTAGAGCCCCAGCGTCGACAGGAAGATGATGAGCATCGCGATGACCGCGATGAGGTCCGACTGGAGGTAGTAGAACGCGCCGAGGGTGAGGACGACGCCGTAGAGGAGGACGAGATACGGTCCCCAGCCACGGGCTTTCCCACGGCGCACCCGACGGCGAACGTACCGCTTCAACTCTTCTTCGAGTTTCGGCTTCTCGACAGTCCGTTCGGTTACGTCGGCCTCGAACGCATCGAGGTCCGCACGGAGTTCTTCGACCTGCGATTCCAACTCCTCGATATCGGGAGCGCCGCGCGGAGAGACGGACGCACCGGCAGACTCGTCGTCACCGGCGTCGTCGCCCGTCCGCGGACCATCTGTGTCACCTCGGTCGTCGCTCATATCCGTATGAGCATCATGTCGGCCTCCCGTATGTTGTACCTGCCGGTCCACTGCGCCCAGTCCCCCCGACCTGTCGCCCGGTTCCGAGGGACTGTCTTCACCGACGACGCCCGCGAGGACGGCGTTGATGACAGCACCGGAGAGGAGCGTGAGTCCGGAGAAGTAAAACCACGTCACGAGGAGTAAAATGGACCCCAGTGCCCCCGCGACAGACGCCCCGGCGATTTGCGCGTAGATACCGAATCCGATTCCGAGGAGTGTCCACGCGATGGCCGCAAAAATCGTCCCCGGAACGACCTGTCGTGGGGTGAGACCGGCGTCCGGAAAGACGTAGTAGAGGGGGAAGAACGCGGCACAGAGCGTGAGTAAGAGGAGAAGCGGCGAGAAGAACTCGATAAATGGGACGTTGAGAAGGCCGAGGGCGAGGGTCAAGACGGCGACGCCAATCGTCCCGACACCGATGCTCACGAGGGCGACGGTGCCATCGCGTACTTGGTCGAGGATACCGCCTGCTTCCGAGCCATAAATTCTCGAAAAGGCGATGTCGAGTCCGCGGAAGAGTTTCAGCGCACCCCACACGGTGAGGGCGAGACTCACCAACCCGACGCTCCCCTGCCCAGTCTG is drawn from Haloferax litoreum and contains these coding sequences:
- a CDS encoding cation diffusion facilitator family transporter, producing MAGSTSVVVAALFANGAIAILKFLGFLATGSPSMLSETYHSISDTGNQVFLLIGIRYSSRKATRQHPFGFGKAQFFYSFLVSVMLFGIAGWESAKHGYDALMHPAHGGGAESLLLFGMEVRPIWVNVAILLGAIAFESYAFVKANAELRRQIEEYEWSGLVQAFRETSDVTTLTAFTEDTVALVGAMLALVGIGLTELTGNQVYDAATALLIGILLMGFAIALAWENKRLLIGESVPTREEQELRALVRNDPHVTHVDKFRASYVGPEKLLLALDVSFDPQLDTEEIDEHISTIEKKLKEADDRVHFVYIEPEL
- a CDS encoding threonine aldolase family protein, with amino-acid sequence MIDLRSDTVTLPSDEMRVAARDADVGDDVYGGDPTVNELEARAAELVGMEDALYVPSGTMGNQIAARVHTDPGQEALVDAKAHVYKWEVGGFAQLSGLQVRAFDGGERAVPTPEQVREHAREESLHVAGTGVLCLENTHNARGGVAIPKADIDAAAEAAHELGVPVHLDGARVFNACVALDADPAAMTENVDSVMFCLSKGLGAPVGSILAGSETFIEQATRVRKQFGGGMRQAGIIAAPGLVALDNVDRLADDHENARVLAEGLDAVEGLSVPAPDTNIVVVDSEGAGLTAEEFVGLCDDVGVLGGTFGEYHTRFTTNLNVSRADVEDAVERVAEAVQSQ
- a CDS encoding aminopeptidase, whose protein sequence is MDPRIREHAQTVVDHSTRVEEGDNVVISAPAVAEDLVTAICELVGERGAYAVNIDSNPRFGRAFLRASETDEFETPDHQLALIEASDVYINVRAETNATEQSDIDPATNAAWKRAYKPIQVEALQKRWCLTQYPASGSAQLAGMSTEAYENFVYDAVSLDWEKQAEHQAQMVELLDDADEVRIKSGDETDVTMSVAGNTTINDKGEHNLPGGEVFTAPVKDSVEGEVYFDLPLYRQGREITGVRVTFEDGKVVDYSAERNEEVLDGVFDTDEGARYLGELGIGMNRNIDQFTYNMLFDEKMGDTVHMAVGSAYPETVGDDNEVNESAEHVDMIVDMSEDSVIELDGEVVQRNGTFVFEDDF
- a CDS encoding aminopeptidase, which translates into the protein MDPRIQQHAAVLVDHSISVNPGDSVIIAAPGLAEDLVVALYEKLGERGARPTTIANDSRAHSAYMRTIDREELTLNEAQLAALKQADALISIRAGENSFENSDIDSKKTMVDQQVNKPLSEEVRRTRWVVTQFPAPGNAQLAEMSTGAYEEFVYSAVNKDWDAQREHQQQMVDLLNEADEVRIRSGDATELSMSIEGMVAANDFGENNLPGGEVFTAPVPDSVEGTVLFDMPLLAQGREVQGVWLQFEDGEVVDYSAEKNQEILDAVLDTDDGARRLGELGIGMNRDIDRFTSNILFDEKMGDTIHLALGKAMEKNVPDGRKGNESAVHLDMLVDMSEDSTIELDGDVVQRNGTFVFEDDF
- the glnA gene encoding type I glutamate--ammonia ligase produces the protein MTEENVRTDGGLSAEAQAVIDEIEEKNVDFLRLQFTDILGTVKNVSVPASQAEKAFTEGIYFDGSSIDGFVRIQESDMRLEPDPSTFAILPWRQKENSAAARLICDVFNTSTGEPFEGDPRGVLKRAIDRADEMGYDINAAPEPEFFLFEEDENGRATTVTNDAGGYFDLAPKDLASDVRRDIIYGLESMGFDIEASHHEVAEGQHEINFTYDDALSTADNVATFRSVVRAIAAEHDLHATFMPKPIARINGSGMHTHISLFQDGENAFHDEDDEFNLSETAKQFTAGILDHAPAVTAVADPTVNSYKRLVPGYEAPVYIAWSDRNRSALIRKPAARTPAASRIEARFPDPSCNPYLALAALIHAGLDGIERGLECPDPVRENIYDFDEAKREEYGIETLPKDLGAAVDALEEDEVIQEALGDHVFEKFVEAKRSEFQDYLVSVSEWELDRYLETF
- a CDS encoding phosphatase PAP2 family protein; translated protein: MFLLQTRGVGETVLTDLPDVVVFLFGLVTQLGDQWFFFVAFTSLYWVCWPHISERPRRTAASFVGLALGSLALVTALKVGFALPRPPTAALAAAPAWPDPLADLFVSFTTDDGFGFPSGHALGTTVVYGAAAVVLDVWDRRKRILAAAAIVGTVSLSRVVIGVHYGVDVVVGVFLGLVVLKAVFTIAAADDALGHLDPRRLFALAAALAVLALVVTFATGVPHHGENAAAALGGALGGFVGWSRLSDHESLPTLSPPVALVSFFGAGGLWVAADALDAPIPVVVLATGAVVAFILVAPQLQMRFVGDTVAQRAD
- a CDS encoding YihY/virulence factor BrkB family protein — encoded protein: MSAQIRNLVPVARSVVDTIREKEISFLAASISYYTLVSLIPLLVLGVLVATAVGGEELEMQLTALIEQYLVPTGQNLVEQALTDQTGQGSVGLVSLALTVWGALKLFRGLDIAFSRIYGSEAGGILDQVRDGTVALVSIGVGTIGVAVLTLALGLLNVPFIEFFSPLLLLLTLCAAFFPLYYVFPDAGLTPRQVVPGTIFAAIAWTLLGIGFGIYAQIAGASVAGALGSILLLVTWFYFSGLTLLSGAVINAVLAGVVGEDSPSEPGDRSGGLGAVDRQVQHTGGRHDAHTDMSDDRGDTDGPRTGDDAGDDESAGASVSPRGAPDIEELESQVEELRADLDAFEADVTERTVEKPKLEEELKRYVRRRVRRGKARGWGPYLVLLYGVVLTLGAFYYLQSDLIAVIAMLIIFLSTLGLYVLFVMFGIGLNVLGVPGRAVDAVRERRG